The following coding sequences lie in one Pseudobacteroides sp. genomic window:
- a CDS encoding SDR family oxidoreductase: protein MNFKARVFIISGTNSGIGKACAEALLDNDAMVVGLDIKQASITHKRYMHYLLDVTDEEQVIDVLNEIDDKLGRVDGLANCAGIYASSKPFFELSITEWNKVIATNLTGVFILSKYTAQKMMKYKRGKIVNISCIRSKIFRSNMADYAASKGGVVALTSAMALDLSSHNIQVNSVAPGFTYTGMTAKSFNDPEIREFSESIIPVRRIAKPEDIANVALFLLSDMSDYINGETIFVDGGFKVSK, encoded by the coding sequence ATGAATTTTAAGGCTAGGGTTTTCATTATTTCAGGTACAAATTCGGGTATTGGAAAAGCTTGTGCAGAAGCATTGCTTGACAATGATGCAATGGTTGTGGGTTTGGACATAAAGCAGGCTTCAATAACCCATAAAAGGTACATGCATTATTTGCTAGATGTAACAGATGAGGAACAAGTAATAGATGTATTAAATGAAATTGATGATAAACTTGGTAGAGTGGATGGACTGGCAAATTGTGCTGGCATTTATGCAAGTTCAAAACCGTTTTTTGAATTAAGTATAACTGAATGGAATAAAGTAATTGCAACAAACCTAACAGGGGTCTTTATACTATCCAAGTATACAGCTCAAAAAATGATGAAATACAAAAGGGGAAAAATCGTAAATATTAGCTGCATAAGATCAAAAATCTTCAGATCCAACATGGCAGACTATGCTGCATCAAAAGGGGGTGTGGTTGCGTTGACATCAGCTATGGCTTTGGATTTGTCATCACATAACATTCAGGTAAATTCTGTAGCTCCTGGATTTACTTACACAGGAATGACAGCAAAATCTTTTAATGATCCGGAGATAAGAGAATTCTCTGAAAGTATAATTCCGGTCAGAAGAATAGCGAAACCAGAAGATATTGCAAATGTGGCATTGTTTTTATTATCGGATATGT
- a CDS encoding GreA/GreB family elongation factor: MCKNLLSKKMYDFLTWHTNEIAKEQEFIFRERYSEETHESMNFEAFFKEYLTNINNYLSSVSIGITSSHDCPFVIIGSIVDVHDSDDMEDYQYRIVLPYKKQQDTSIVCASCLSPLGKSLLFKSANENVNIQIPAGELHYMIKKISIPEVSATAVNCQVF, encoded by the coding sequence ATGTGTAAAAATTTATTATCAAAGAAAATGTATGATTTTTTAACTTGGCACACAAATGAAATTGCAAAAGAACAGGAGTTTATTTTTAGGGAACGCTATTCCGAAGAAACGCACGAAAGTATGAATTTCGAAGCATTTTTTAAAGAATATCTGACTAATATCAATAATTATCTAAGTTCAGTAAGTATTGGAATAACCAGTTCGCACGACTGTCCATTTGTGATTATTGGGAGTATTGTTGATGTACATGATTCTGATGATATGGAGGACTACCAGTATCGCATTGTTCTACCATATAAAAAACAACAGGATACAAGTATTGTATGTGCATCTTGTCTTTCACCATTAGGCAAGTCCTTGCTGTTTAAAAGTGCCAATGAGAATGTAAATATACAAATCCCTGCTGGCGAATTACATTATATGATAAAGAAAATTTCTATACCTGAGGTTTCAGCAACTGCAGTAAATTGCCAGGTATTCTAA
- a CDS encoding GreA/GreB family elongation factor, with the protein MFLKNEFQLMYLERKYSPMTSNFELTTYVYRAILNHLVDFEERKNDLVNEIYSEPSALRDDFSCLLDIYLKKLEDLIKSSQIAEIQTREKIKDLNHLPYVIIGSTVELENASDLGTYLFRIVSPFDSSSSNKDLSYISELGRSLLLKKRGDVIKSDINNSVCSYQIKSIRYDGIYA; encoded by the coding sequence GTGTTTTTAAAAAACGAATTCCAATTAATGTATTTAGAAAGGAAATACAGTCCCATGACCTCGAATTTTGAACTGACTACATATGTTTATAGGGCTATTCTAAATCATCTAGTTGACTTTGAAGAGCGAAAGAATGATTTAGTAAATGAAATTTATTCTGAACCATCAGCTTTACGCGATGATTTTAGCTGTCTTTTGGACATATATCTCAAAAAGCTTGAAGACTTGATTAAATCATCCCAAATCGCTGAAATACAAACCCGTGAAAAGATAAAGGACCTTAATCACTTACCGTATGTAATTATTGGAAGCACTGTAGAGCTTGAGAATGCCAGTGATTTAGGTACATACTTATTTAGAATCGTTTCACCTTTTGATAGTTCCAGCTCAAATAAGGATCTCTCATATATATCAGAATTGGGAAGATCATTGCTACTTAAGAAACGTGGGGATGTTATAAAATCTGATATTAACAATAGCGTTTGTTCATACCAAATCAAATCAATTCGATATGATGGTATTTATGCCTAA
- a CDS encoding L-2-amino-thiazoline-4-carboxylic acid hydrolase — MIKLIYHLTLHRSKCYLIQKYGKDFWKQFKANSDKTFAEILPQVPDIGYSIFSSNYEFGPSYIAWYKTFLELGVTQDETIQNIWTMNEKMVTTIPRPFLKVIGRLYLSGLRKKAAAHMIRQEKGYLHLYDWAITYHEIDQNSFELDIAECGLKKLAHQFKADGLLPGICRMDYLLSNLMGNGFVRTKTLGDGNDCCNCHYDLVGKCEWSPEKGFIDRK; from the coding sequence ATGATTAAACTTATTTATCATTTAACACTGCACCGTAGTAAATGTTATTTAATCCAGAAATACGGTAAAGATTTTTGGAAGCAATTCAAGGCAAATTCAGATAAGACCTTTGCTGAAATTTTGCCACAGGTGCCGGATATAGGCTATAGTATTTTTTCCTCCAACTACGAGTTTGGTCCAAGCTATATTGCTTGGTATAAAACCTTTTTAGAACTCGGAGTAACGCAGGATGAAACAATTCAGAACATCTGGACAATGAACGAAAAGATGGTGACGACCATACCACGTCCATTTTTGAAGGTAATCGGCAGATTATATCTGAGTGGCCTTCGCAAGAAGGCTGCCGCTCATATGATACGGCAAGAGAAAGGCTATCTACATCTATACGACTGGGCTATCACTTATCATGAAATCGATCAGAATAGCTTTGAGTTGGATATTGCTGAGTGTGGGTTGAAAAAGCTGGCACATCAATTTAAAGCTGATGGGTTGCTTCCAGGCATCTGCCGCATGGATTACCTTTTGTCCAATCTTATGGGTAACGGATTTGTTCGCACAAAAACACTTGGTGATGGTAATGATTGCTGTAACTGCCATTATGATTTAGTTGGCAAGTGTGAATGGTCACCTGAAAAGGGCTTTATTGATAGAAAGTAG
- a CDS encoding AraC family transcriptional regulator → MDSLSIMNNALAYIEEHLTENINYSKVSKIAYCSEYHFKRMFSFLSGISLSEYIRRRRLTLAALDLKDSDLRIIDLAVKYGYSSADSFSRAFHSMHGILPSEARSENIQLKAYPRMTFQLSIKGACEMNYRIVEKEPFKLVGFKKRVPIIFNGVNPEIAKMYALLTPEVIKQLKALSNVEPTGIISASINFSEGRMEEKGELDHYIGVATSSDETAEFDELEIDASIWAVFEAIGPYPETLQNVWGRIYSEWFPTSGYESVEGPEILWNESKDTENPKYRSEIWIPVRKKTLSE, encoded by the coding sequence ATGGACTCTTTAAGTATTATGAATAATGCATTGGCATACATTGAAGAACACTTAACTGAGAATATCAATTATAGTAAAGTTTCTAAAATTGCTTACTGTTCAGAGTATCATTTTAAACGGATGTTTTCTTTTTTATCAGGTATAAGTTTATCGGAATATATCCGTAGAAGAAGACTAACGCTGGCTGCACTTGATTTGAAAGATAGCGATCTGAGAATAATTGATTTAGCTGTCAAATACGGTTACAGTTCAGCTGATTCGTTTTCCCGTGCTTTTCATTCTATGCATGGTATTCTCCCTTCTGAGGCAAGGAGTGAGAATATACAATTAAAAGCTTATCCTAGAATGACCTTTCAACTATCAATTAAAGGAGCGTGTGAAATGAATTATCGTATTGTTGAGAAAGAGCCTTTTAAGTTAGTTGGCTTTAAGAAGAGAGTTCCAATTATTTTTAATGGTGTTAATCCAGAGATCGCCAAAATGTATGCACTTCTAACCCCTGAAGTAATTAAACAATTAAAAGCACTTTCAAATGTAGAACCAACAGGCATTATTAGTGCTTCCATCAATTTTTCTGAAGGAAGGATGGAGGAGAAGGGAGAATTAGATCATTACATTGGGGTAGCAACTTCAAGTGATGAAACAGCTGAATTTGATGAACTAGAAATTGATGCTAGTATCTGGGCGGTATTTGAAGCAATTGGACCATACCCGGAAACGCTTCAAAATGTGTGGGGAAGGATATACTCAGAGTGGTTCCCAACTTCAGGATATGAGTCAGTTGAAGGTCCTGAAATCTTGTGGAATGAGAGTAAGGACACAGAGAACCCGAAGTATAGAAGTGAAATATGGATTCCAGTAAGGAAAAAAACACTGAGTGAGTAG
- a CDS encoding XRE family transcriptional regulator, producing MKKTRNLIGDRVKQARNNCKPKITQIDLLARLEIRGIVLNETAISKIEAKTRPVTDIELVAIAESLEVAVNWLLGLKDASQT from the coding sequence ATGAAAAAGACAAGAAATCTGATTGGAGATAGAGTAAAGCAGGCAAGGAACAATTGCAAACCGAAGATAACGCAGATTGATCTCCTTGCCCGCTTGGAAATTCGGGGGATTGTATTAAACGAAACCGCTATATCAAAAATCGAAGCAAAAACTCGCCCTGTAACCGATATTGAACTGGTAGCAATAGCTGAGTCTCTTGAGGTAGCAGTTAATTGGCTGCTGGGTTTAAAGGATGCATCACAAACTTAA
- a CDS encoding SMI1/KNR4 family protein, whose protein sequence is MPAKDIKWSAEDVIAEEIIQNVEEKWNITFPELYTKIVTKHNGSIPRMKNNNNQWVSGIVDIPKWASRSACFQLITFHEGQYSRGEPLIVAMNEVFKDSVPDPSKIFAFAQDGAGNLLLFDYRKSSEPSIVFIDH, encoded by the coding sequence ATGCCTGCTAAAGATATTAAATGGAGTGCAGAGGATGTTATAGCAGAAGAAATCATTCAAAATGTTGAAGAAAAGTGGAATATAACATTTCCAGAGCTTTATACCAAAATTGTTACCAAACATAATGGTAGTATTCCGAGAATGAAAAATAATAATAACCAGTGGGTAAGCGGAATAGTAGACATTCCAAAATGGGCCAGTAGATCAGCTTGTTTTCAGCTAATTACATTTCATGAAGGCCAATATAGTAGGGGAGAACCACTTATTGTTGCAATGAATGAAGTATTCAAAGATTCTGTTCCAGACCCATCGAAAATTTTTGCATTTGCCCAAGATGGAGCAGGTAACTTACTATTATTTGATTATAGAAAAAGCTCAGAACCATCAATTGTATTCATTGATCATTAA